Proteins co-encoded in one Hymenobacter swuensis DY53 genomic window:
- the rfbC gene encoding dTDP-4-dehydrorhamnose 3,5-epimerase, translated as MIFTETELPGAFIIDVDRMADERGFFARSWCEDEFAAHGILMPPLQANVSSNPHRGTLRGMHFQLSPHEETKLVRCTRGSILDVIVDLREESPTYGQWLGVELTADSFRMLFVPGRFAHGFLTLQDNTDVCYQVSAKYAPGHERGLRWNDPAIGIQWPFEPLLISEKDQHHPDFYLRVPEPV; from the coding sequence ATGATTTTCACCGAAACCGAGCTGCCCGGCGCTTTCATCATCGACGTCGACCGTATGGCTGATGAGCGCGGCTTTTTTGCCCGTTCCTGGTGCGAAGACGAGTTTGCCGCGCACGGCATTCTCATGCCGCCCCTGCAGGCCAATGTCTCCTCCAATCCGCACCGGGGCACACTGCGCGGCATGCACTTTCAACTCTCGCCCCACGAGGAAACCAAGCTGGTGCGCTGCACCCGCGGCTCCATTCTCGATGTGATTGTGGACCTACGGGAAGAGTCGCCCACGTACGGGCAGTGGCTGGGCGTAGAGCTGACCGCCGACTCGTTCCGGATGCTGTTTGTGCCCGGCCGCTTCGCCCACGGCTTCCTCACGCTGCAGGATAATACGGATGTGTGCTACCAGGTATCGGCTAAGTATGCGCCCGGCCATGAGCGGGGGCTGCGCTGGAACGATCCGGCCATCGGGATTCAGTGGCCCTTTGAGCCCCTGCTCATTTCAGAGAAGGACCAGCATCACCCCGACTTCTACCTGCGGGTACCCGAGCCGGTATAG
- a CDS encoding NAD(P)H-dependent oxidoreductase, translating to MLIIDTALQQRQREGRPIRVAMVGAGFMARGVARQICRYVPGMELVAIANRTPEKARAIYAEAGVTDVVEVGSVAQLEACLEQGRPAITDDALLLSRAAGIEAIIEVTGAVEHGARVVLEAIRHGKHIILLNAELDGTVGPILKVYADRAGVVYTVSDGDQPGVTLNLARFVKGLGVTPVLCGNIKGLHDPYRNPTTQEGFARQWGQNPSMVTSFADGSKISFEQAVVANALGMQVARRGMLGPTVEPGTPVTKAADWYPHELLLNGGPGIVDYVVGAEPGPGVFVLGTIDDLVQQHYLKLYKLGPGPLYCFYTPYHLCHFETPTTVARAVLFQDAALAPAGPMCVEVITAAKVPLFAGQVLDGIGHYHTYGLAENADVTRRENLLPIGVAEGCILRHDVPKDQVLTYDDVLLPEGRLIDQLRREQEEYFRLTVAPYSQTVARSIV from the coding sequence ATGCTCATCATTGATACTGCTTTACAACAGCGCCAGCGCGAAGGCCGCCCGATTCGGGTGGCTATGGTGGGCGCGGGCTTCATGGCCCGGGGAGTAGCCCGTCAGATTTGCCGCTACGTACCCGGTATGGAACTGGTGGCCATTGCCAACCGCACCCCCGAAAAAGCCCGCGCCATTTATGCCGAAGCCGGCGTTACGGATGTGGTGGAAGTAGGCTCCGTGGCCCAGTTGGAAGCCTGCCTGGAGCAGGGGCGCCCCGCTATTACCGATGATGCCCTGCTGCTGAGCCGCGCCGCCGGTATTGAGGCCATCATTGAGGTGACCGGGGCCGTGGAGCACGGAGCCCGGGTGGTGCTGGAAGCCATTCGGCACGGCAAGCACATCATTCTGCTTAATGCCGAGCTGGATGGTACCGTGGGACCAATTCTGAAAGTGTACGCCGACCGGGCCGGAGTGGTGTACACCGTGTCCGACGGCGACCAGCCGGGCGTGACTCTGAACCTGGCCCGCTTCGTGAAGGGACTGGGCGTTACGCCGGTACTGTGCGGCAACATCAAAGGCCTGCACGACCCGTACCGCAACCCTACCACTCAGGAAGGCTTTGCTCGCCAGTGGGGCCAGAACCCGAGCATGGTTACCAGCTTTGCCGATGGCAGCAAAATCAGCTTCGAGCAGGCCGTAGTGGCCAACGCGCTGGGTATGCAGGTGGCGCGCCGGGGCATGCTGGGACCTACCGTGGAGCCTGGCACGCCCGTCACCAAGGCCGCCGACTGGTACCCGCACGAGCTGTTGCTCAATGGTGGCCCCGGCATTGTGGATTACGTGGTAGGGGCCGAGCCCGGCCCCGGCGTATTTGTGCTGGGTACCATTGATGACCTTGTACAGCAGCACTACCTGAAGCTGTATAAGCTGGGCCCCGGGCCGTTGTACTGTTTCTATACCCCCTACCACCTGTGCCATTTCGAAACGCCGACTACCGTGGCGCGGGCCGTGCTGTTTCAGGATGCGGCTCTGGCTCCGGCCGGCCCCATGTGCGTGGAAGTCATAACGGCCGCCAAAGTGCCGCTCTTCGCCGGGCAGGTACTCGATGGCATCGGGCACTACCACACGTACGGGTTGGCCGAAAACGCCGACGTGACCCGCCGCGAAAACCTGCTGCCCATTGGCGTGGCCGAGGGCTGTATTCTGCGCCACGATGTGCCCAAGGACCAGGTACTCACCTACGATGACGTACTGCTCCCGGAAGGCCGGCTGATTGACCAACTGCGCCGCGAGCAGGAAGAGTATTTCCGGCTGACCGTTGCGCCCTACAGCCAAACCGTTGCCCGGTCGATAGTATAG
- a CDS encoding NAD-dependent epimerase/dehydratase family protein, whose protein sequence is MQRILITGNMGYVGPGVVRHLRQQFPQAELIGYDMGYFAHCLTGAQRLPESRLDRQIFGDVRYLPAGLLEGIDAVVSLAAISNDPMGQTYEEATLDVNYRANIELARQAKAAGVSSFIFASSCSMYGAGGEGAKTESSQLNPLTAYARSKVLSEQDLRPLADENFLVTCLRFATACGWSDRLRLDLVVNDFVAGAVAAGEISILSDGTPWRPLIHVQDMARAIEWAIGRPAEVGGTFLAVNTGSDQWNYQVRDLAYAVADALPGTRVSLNTDAPPDKRSYRVDFSLYQELAPAHQPRRTLTDAIVELRDGLLRMNFRDAAFRSSELMRLRVLTSLRDTHELGDDLSWVRTVSARPLGVPVPVGA, encoded by the coding sequence ATGCAACGCATTCTAATTACGGGTAATATGGGCTACGTGGGGCCCGGCGTGGTGCGCCACCTGCGCCAGCAGTTTCCGCAGGCTGAACTCATCGGCTACGACATGGGCTACTTTGCACATTGCCTGACCGGCGCGCAGCGGCTGCCCGAGTCGCGGCTGGACCGCCAGATCTTCGGGGACGTACGCTACCTGCCGGCCGGTTTGTTGGAGGGCATTGATGCCGTGGTGAGCCTGGCTGCCATCAGCAACGACCCCATGGGCCAGACCTACGAGGAAGCCACCCTGGACGTAAACTATCGCGCCAATATTGAACTGGCTCGCCAGGCCAAAGCCGCCGGCGTGAGCAGTTTTATATTTGCCTCTTCGTGCAGCATGTACGGAGCCGGGGGCGAAGGGGCCAAAACCGAAAGCTCGCAGCTGAACCCCCTTACGGCCTACGCCCGCTCTAAAGTGCTGAGTGAGCAGGACCTGCGCCCGCTGGCCGATGAGAACTTTCTGGTAACCTGCCTGCGCTTTGCCACGGCCTGCGGCTGGAGTGACCGGCTGCGGCTGGACCTGGTGGTAAATGACTTTGTGGCCGGAGCCGTGGCCGCCGGCGAAATCAGCATTCTGAGCGACGGTACGCCCTGGCGGCCCCTCATTCATGTGCAGGATATGGCCCGTGCTATCGAGTGGGCCATTGGCCGCCCGGCCGAAGTGGGTGGCACTTTCCTGGCCGTAAACACTGGTTCCGACCAATGGAACTACCAGGTGCGCGACCTGGCCTACGCTGTAGCCGACGCCCTGCCCGGCACCCGCGTGAGCCTCAACACCGATGCGCCGCCGGATAAACGTTCCTACCGCGTCGATTTTAGCCTGTACCAGGAGCTGGCCCCGGCTCACCAGCCCCGCCGCACCCTCACCGATGCCATTGTCGAACTGCGTGACGGTCTGCTGCGCATGAACTTCCGGGATGCCGCCTTCCGGTCGTCGGAGCTGATGCGCCTGCGGGTACTCACCAGCCTGCGCGATACGCACGAGCTGGGCGACGACCTGAGCTGGGTACGCACCGTTAGCGCCCGGCCGCTGGGGGTGCCGGTGCCCGTTGGGGCCTGA
- a CDS encoding glutamate-1-semialdehyde 2,1-aminomutase — MLDYSTFAPVAPPVPAGSFGQHPRSFSRSNLLKSRFNRVIPGGAHTYAKGDDQFPEFMAPYIVRGQGAHVWDVDGNQFVEFGAGLRSVTLGHAYAPVVQAAQRQLELGANFGRPALLELETAEDFLDFTRAGDMVKFAKNGSDVTSAAIKLARAYTGHDLVAVCQDHPFFSVDDWFMGTTPLQAGIPEAIRRLSLHFRYNDLPGLENLLAAHPGQVACVIMEVEKDQPPLPGYLAGVQALCRREGVVLIFDEIITGFRWHNQGAQHCHGIQPDLSTFGKALANGFSLAALAGRRELMERGGLEHEHERVFLLSTTYGAETHALAAARAVMQVYRQEPVVEHLYALGERLALGFNQSISSHGLQPYVQLMGRPCCLTYATRDAAGQPSQALRALFLQETTRRGILCPSFITNYSMTDEIIDQTVDSLHEVLGIYRRALDEGVENYLEGRPLKVVYRRYN; from the coding sequence ATGCTCGACTACTCCACTTTCGCTCCCGTTGCGCCGCCGGTTCCGGCCGGGTCTTTTGGGCAGCACCCCCGCAGTTTTTCCCGCTCCAATCTGCTCAAAAGCCGGTTTAACCGCGTGATTCCGGGCGGCGCGCACACCTACGCCAAGGGCGACGACCAGTTTCCGGAGTTTATGGCCCCCTACATTGTGCGGGGCCAGGGTGCGCACGTCTGGGACGTGGACGGCAACCAGTTTGTGGAATTTGGGGCGGGGCTGCGGTCCGTGACGCTGGGCCACGCATACGCGCCGGTGGTGCAGGCCGCCCAGCGGCAGCTGGAGCTGGGCGCCAACTTCGGCCGGCCCGCTTTGCTGGAGCTGGAAACCGCCGAGGACTTCCTAGACTTCACCCGCGCCGGCGACATGGTGAAATTCGCCAAAAACGGCTCCGACGTTACCAGCGCCGCCATCAAGCTGGCCCGGGCCTACACCGGCCACGACCTGGTAGCCGTGTGTCAGGACCACCCGTTTTTCTCCGTCGATGACTGGTTTATGGGTACCACGCCGTTGCAGGCGGGCATTCCGGAAGCCATTCGTCGCCTCAGTCTGCATTTCCGCTACAACGACCTGCCGGGCCTGGAAAATCTGCTGGCGGCCCATCCCGGCCAGGTGGCCTGCGTGATTATGGAGGTGGAAAAAGACCAGCCGCCGCTGCCCGGCTATCTGGCCGGCGTGCAGGCCCTGTGCCGCCGGGAGGGCGTGGTGCTCATCTTTGATGAAATTATCACCGGTTTTCGGTGGCACAACCAGGGTGCCCAGCACTGCCACGGCATCCAACCCGATTTATCCACCTTTGGCAAGGCGCTGGCCAACGGCTTCAGCCTGGCTGCGCTGGCCGGCCGCCGCGAGCTGATGGAGCGGGGCGGCCTGGAGCACGAGCACGAGCGGGTATTCCTGCTCTCGACCACCTACGGGGCCGAAACCCACGCCCTGGCCGCCGCCCGCGCCGTGATGCAGGTGTACCGGCAGGAGCCCGTGGTGGAGCACCTGTACGCGCTGGGCGAGCGGCTGGCCCTAGGCTTCAACCAGAGCATCAGCAGCCACGGTCTGCAGCCCTACGTGCAGCTTATGGGCCGCCCCTGCTGCCTCACCTACGCCACCCGCGACGCGGCCGGGCAGCCCTCCCAGGCTTTGCGGGCGTTGTTTCTGCAGGAAACCACCCGCCGAGGTATTCTCTGCCCGTCCTTCATCACCAACTATTCCATGACCGACGAAATCATTGACCAGACCGTGGACAGCCTGCACGAAGTGCTGGGCATCTACCGCCGGGCACTGGATGAAGGCGTGGAGAACTACCTGGAAGGCCGGCCGCTGAAAGTGGTGTACCGGCGCTATAACTAA
- a CDS encoding DUF4910 domain-containing protein produces the protein MQPAAPLTFVAPDAAPTPGAAMHALLERLFPICRSITGDGVRQTLAILREYLPALRVHEVPSGTPALDWTVPAEWNIRDAWVKNAAGERVIDFRQHNLHILQYSTPVHGWFSRQELDDHLFSLPEQPDLIPYRTSYYQPNWGFCLSHRQREQLRDDYYEVCIDSTLDEQGHLTYGELVLPGASEEEILLSCHCCHPSLANDNLSGLVVAVFLARELARQPRRYTYRFVFGPGTIGSIVWLSRHRDTVGLIRHGLVLTLLGGPGGFTYKQSRRGAAEIDRAAALVLRAAGVPHAVRPWLPYGYDERQYCSPGFNLPVGCLSRTPFGEFPEYHTSSDNLEFVRPEQLTESLELVLNICTTLEHNRTYRNLSPYGEPQLGRRGVYKGIGGGQEGADWNMALLWLLSLSDGTHTLLDVAEQAALPLPLLHRAALALEGAGLLQPLT, from the coding sequence ATGCAACCGGCCGCTCCCCTCACTTTTGTAGCTCCCGATGCCGCCCCCACGCCGGGGGCGGCTATGCACGCGCTGCTGGAGCGGCTGTTCCCGATTTGCCGCAGCATCACCGGCGACGGGGTGCGCCAGACGCTGGCCATCCTGCGCGAATACCTGCCCGCCCTGCGCGTACACGAGGTGCCCAGCGGCACCCCCGCCCTCGACTGGACGGTGCCGGCCGAGTGGAACATCCGCGACGCCTGGGTGAAAAACGCGGCCGGGGAGCGGGTGATTGATTTCCGGCAGCATAATCTGCACATCCTGCAATACAGCACGCCGGTGCACGGCTGGTTTTCGCGCCAGGAACTGGACGACCACCTGTTTTCCCTGCCCGAGCAGCCCGACCTGATTCCGTACCGTACCAGCTACTACCAGCCCAATTGGGGGTTCTGCCTGAGCCACCGGCAGCGCGAGCAGCTCCGGGACGACTACTACGAAGTCTGCATCGATAGCACTCTCGACGAGCAGGGCCACCTGACCTACGGCGAGCTGGTGCTGCCCGGGGCTTCGGAGGAGGAAATACTGCTTTCCTGCCACTGCTGCCACCCTTCGCTGGCCAACGACAACCTTTCGGGGTTGGTGGTGGCCGTATTTCTGGCCCGCGAGCTGGCCCGGCAGCCGCGCCGCTACACCTACCGGTTTGTGTTCGGGCCGGGTACTATTGGCTCGATTGTGTGGTTGAGCCGCCACCGCGACACTGTAGGCCTGATCCGGCATGGGCTGGTGCTCACGCTGCTGGGCGGCCCCGGCGGCTTCACCTACAAGCAAAGCCGTCGGGGCGCCGCCGAAATAGACCGCGCCGCGGCCCTGGTGCTGCGCGCCGCTGGCGTACCGCACGCCGTGCGGCCCTGGCTGCCGTATGGCTACGACGAGCGGCAGTATTGCTCCCCGGGCTTTAACCTGCCAGTGGGCTGCCTCTCGCGCACGCCGTTCGGGGAGTTTCCTGAGTACCACACCTCCTCCGATAACCTGGAGTTTGTCCGGCCCGAGCAGCTGACCGAAAGCCTGGAACTGGTGCTGAACATCTGCACTACCCTGGAGCACAACCGCACCTACCGCAACCTGAGCCCCTACGGCGAGCCGCAGCTGGGCCGCCGGGGGGTGTACAAAGGCATCGGGGGCGGGCAGGAGGGAGCCGACTGGAACATGGCGCTGCTCTGGCTTCTGAGCCTGTCGGATGGTACCCACACGTTGCTCGACGTGGCCGAACAAGCCGCGCTGCCGCTGCCCTTGCTGCACCGCGCGGCGCTGGCGCTGGAAGGCGCAGGGCTGCTGCAACCGCTTACCTGA
- the rfbF gene encoding glucose-1-phosphate cytidylyltransferase — protein MKAVILAGGYGTRISEESGVRPKPMVEVGGKPILWHIMKIYAHHGIRDFVVCCGYKGHMIKQYFSDYFLHNSDVTFRMDRNEMQIHRNHAEPWTVTLVDTGQETMTGGRLRRVRDYLTPGEPFCLTYGDGVGDVDIRAAVRYHRQQGALATLTAVRQPGRFGVFNLADTSNMVGSFTEKPEGGETPWINGGFFVLEPEVLDYIADDDTVWEKAPLERLAAEGHLAAFRHTGFWQPMDTLRDKNMLEEMWQQGRAKWKVWDNAPEPIEPDPVLAEILASPLVAPPTERVAAPTIMPAD, from the coding sequence ATGAAAGCAGTGATTCTGGCAGGTGGCTACGGCACCCGCATCAGCGAGGAAAGCGGCGTACGGCCCAAACCCATGGTAGAAGTAGGCGGTAAGCCTATTCTATGGCACATTATGAAAATCTATGCCCATCATGGCATCCGGGATTTTGTGGTGTGCTGCGGCTACAAGGGTCACATGATCAAGCAGTACTTTTCCGACTATTTTCTGCACAACTCCGATGTAACGTTCCGTATGGACCGTAACGAAATGCAGATTCACCGGAACCACGCCGAGCCCTGGACCGTGACGCTGGTAGATACCGGCCAGGAAACCATGACCGGCGGCCGTTTGCGCCGGGTGCGCGACTACCTGACGCCCGGCGAGCCGTTCTGCCTGACCTACGGCGACGGGGTAGGGGACGTGGATATTCGGGCGGCTGTGCGCTACCACCGGCAGCAGGGCGCGCTGGCCACGCTCACGGCCGTGCGCCAACCCGGCCGCTTCGGCGTCTTCAACCTCGCCGATACCAGCAACATGGTAGGTAGCTTCACCGAAAAGCCCGAAGGCGGCGAAACGCCCTGGATCAACGGGGGCTTCTTCGTGCTGGAGCCGGAAGTGCTCGACTACATTGCAGATGACGATACCGTGTGGGAAAAGGCGCCGCTGGAGCGCCTGGCCGCCGAAGGCCACTTAGCCGCGTTCCGGCATACCGGTTTCTGGCAGCCCATGGATACCCTGCGCGACAAAAACATGCTGGAAGAAATGTGGCAACAGGGCAGGGCCAAATGGAAAGTGTGGGATAACGCCCCCGAACCCATTGAGCCTGACCCCGTGCTGGCCGAAATCCTGGCCTCCCCGCTGGTGGCCCCGCCCACGGAGCGCGTAGCCGCCCCCACCATCATGCCTGCCGACTGA
- a CDS encoding sugar phosphate nucleotidyltransferase — MKVVLFCGGQGMRLREFSENTPKPMVPLGYRPMLWHIMRYYAHFGHKDFILCLGYKADSVKQYFMDYNECLSNDFVFSKGGQQVKLLSSDIDDWNITFVDTGLHSNVGQRLRAVQPFLEGEAMFLANYADGLTDLDLNQQVADFAASDAVGSFMAYQPPHSFHVVALGEENQVQYISPIAKSGLWINAGYFVFRPEIFDYLGEGEELVEQPFQRIIQEGRLMAHRHAGFWAAMDTFKDKQQLDELSARGNAPWEVWRTTAAPVQYLRRRTEALTATPAC; from the coding sequence ATGAAAGTAGTTCTATTCTGTGGCGGGCAGGGCATGCGCCTGCGGGAGTTTTCTGAGAATACACCGAAGCCCATGGTGCCGCTGGGTTACCGGCCCATGCTCTGGCACATCATGCGCTACTACGCGCATTTCGGCCACAAGGACTTCATCCTGTGCCTGGGCTACAAGGCCGACTCGGTGAAGCAGTATTTCATGGACTACAACGAATGCCTGTCCAACGACTTCGTGTTTTCCAAGGGTGGGCAGCAGGTGAAGCTGCTTAGCTCCGATATCGACGACTGGAACATCACCTTTGTGGATACTGGTTTGCACAGCAACGTAGGCCAGCGCCTGCGGGCGGTGCAGCCGTTTCTGGAAGGCGAGGCAATGTTCTTAGCCAACTATGCCGACGGCCTCACCGACCTGGACCTGAACCAGCAGGTAGCCGATTTTGCGGCCTCCGATGCTGTGGGCAGCTTTATGGCCTACCAGCCGCCGCACAGCTTCCACGTGGTGGCCCTAGGCGAGGAAAACCAGGTGCAGTACATCAGCCCCATTGCCAAGTCGGGCCTCTGGATCAACGCGGGCTACTTCGTGTTCCGTCCCGAGATATTCGACTACCTCGGCGAAGGCGAGGAACTGGTTGAGCAGCCCTTTCAGCGCATCATTCAGGAAGGCCGGCTGATGGCCCACCGCCACGCCGGCTTCTGGGCCGCCATGGATACGTTCAAGGACAAGCAGCAGCTGGATGAGCTCAGTGCCCGGGGCAACGCACCCTGGGAGGTGTGGCGCACCACGGCCGCGCCGGTACAGTACCTGCGTCGCCGAACGGAAGCCCTGACCGCCACCCCGGCATGCTAA
- a CDS encoding WecB/TagA/CpsF family glycosyltransferase, whose protein sequence is MLPKLPVLDSWISTGSPAEFVAAILKLGAMRTSAYVCFANVHMVVEAQQDAGFRQILKEAALVAPDGSPVAAAVQWLNSGHAAPQPRVAGMDLLPALLEAAAASGQSVYFYGTTEDVLQAMVARARRELPTLRVAGTCSPPFRPLTPAEDAAEVAAINAADPDLLFVALGCPRQERWMAAHRGQIRACMLGVGQAFPVYAGLENRLPAWARRLWLEWAYRLWLEPRRLWRRYLITNSRFLYLLTRRAAAQLVGRPAPRATA, encoded by the coding sequence ATGCTGCCCAAGCTGCCCGTTCTGGATTCGTGGATTTCGACTGGGTCGCCGGCGGAGTTCGTGGCGGCTATTCTGAAGCTGGGGGCTATGCGTACTTCGGCCTACGTCTGCTTTGCCAACGTGCATATGGTGGTGGAGGCGCAGCAGGATGCCGGTTTCCGGCAGATCCTGAAAGAGGCCGCACTGGTAGCCCCTGATGGCAGCCCGGTAGCGGCTGCAGTACAGTGGCTGAACTCCGGGCATGCGGCTCCGCAGCCCCGGGTAGCAGGTATGGATTTGTTGCCCGCTTTGCTAGAAGCCGCCGCCGCCAGCGGGCAGTCGGTGTACTTTTATGGTACCACCGAAGACGTATTGCAGGCCATGGTAGCCCGGGCCCGGCGCGAACTGCCCACCCTGCGCGTTGCGGGTACCTGCTCGCCGCCGTTTCGCCCACTCACGCCCGCCGAGGATGCCGCCGAAGTAGCCGCCATCAACGCCGCCGACCCCGATTTGCTGTTCGTAGCCCTGGGCTGCCCCCGGCAGGAGCGGTGGATGGCTGCCCACCGCGGCCAGATCCGGGCCTGTATGCTGGGCGTGGGCCAGGCGTTTCCGGTGTATGCCGGCCTGGAAAACCGCCTGCCCGCTTGGGCTCGGCGGTTGTGGCTGGAATGGGCCTACCGCCTGTGGCTGGAGCCGCGCCGGTTGTGGCGGCGCTACCTGATTACTAATTCCCGCTTTCTGTACCTGCTGACCCGCCGGGCTGCCGCCCAGCTGGTCGGCCGGCCCGCGCCCCGTGCCACCGCTTAG
- a CDS encoding class I SAM-dependent methyltransferase: MEQISSFSPTVALAVANVRAVLLTNPENLRSAPVEPPASPCRFCGAPLDFTFVNLGTSPLCQDHVRPHAFNRAEAFYPLHARVCRDCFLVQLDEFVTSEEIFQNDYAYFSSYSASWLRHARRYTDMATERFGLTKNSLVVEVASNDGYLLQYFVEKEIPVLGIEPAANVAGHAQAKGINTLVRFFGRDTARYVAELSGQADLLLGNNVLAHVPNINDFVAGMQILLKPSGVITMEFPHLLRLMEGNQFDTIYHEHFSYLSFYTVERIFAHHGLTLFDVEELPTHGGSLRIFARHTADTTHPVTRRVRALREQELEAGITDLAYYADFEEKAKETKRKLLEFLIEARREGKTVVGYGAPGKGNTLLNYCGIRTDFMEYTVDVSPHKQGNFLPGTRIPICHPDRIRQTRPDYVLILPWNLREEIMEQMQDIRDWGGRFVVPIPEVQVYE; this comes from the coding sequence ATGGAACAGATATCCTCGTTCTCGCCCACTGTCGCATTAGCTGTTGCCAATGTGCGTGCTGTTCTGCTGACCAACCCGGAAAATCTGCGCTCCGCCCCAGTGGAGCCGCCGGCTAGTCCGTGCCGGTTCTGCGGGGCTCCGCTCGATTTCACGTTTGTGAACCTGGGCACCTCGCCGCTGTGCCAGGACCATGTGCGGCCCCACGCCTTCAACCGGGCCGAAGCCTTTTACCCGTTGCACGCCCGCGTGTGCCGTGACTGCTTCCTGGTACAGCTGGATGAGTTTGTGACTTCCGAGGAAATCTTCCAGAACGATTACGCCTACTTCTCCTCCTACTCGGCCTCCTGGCTGCGCCATGCCCGCCGCTATACCGATATGGCCACGGAGCGTTTCGGCCTCACCAAGAATAGTCTGGTGGTAGAAGTAGCTTCCAACGACGGCTATCTGCTTCAGTATTTTGTGGAGAAGGAAATTCCGGTGCTGGGCATTGAACCGGCTGCCAACGTAGCCGGCCACGCTCAGGCGAAAGGCATCAACACGCTGGTCCGCTTTTTCGGGCGCGACACGGCCCGCTACGTGGCCGAGCTTAGCGGGCAGGCTGATTTACTGCTGGGAAATAACGTGCTGGCTCACGTTCCCAACATCAACGACTTTGTGGCCGGGATGCAGATTCTGCTGAAGCCGAGCGGCGTTATCACCATGGAGTTCCCGCATCTGTTGCGGCTCATGGAAGGCAACCAGTTCGATACCATTTACCACGAGCATTTCAGCTACCTGTCGTTTTATACTGTGGAGCGCATTTTTGCCCATCACGGCCTCACCTTGTTTGATGTGGAGGAACTGCCCACCCACGGTGGCTCACTGCGCATCTTCGCCCGCCACACCGCCGATACGACGCACCCCGTAACCCGCCGGGTGCGGGCCCTGCGGGAGCAGGAGCTGGAAGCCGGTATTACGGACCTGGCCTATTACGCCGATTTCGAGGAGAAGGCCAAGGAAACCAAGCGCAAGCTGCTCGAATTCCTGATCGAGGCCCGGCGCGAAGGTAAAACGGTAGTTGGGTACGGCGCGCCGGGCAAAGGCAACACGCTGCTCAACTACTGCGGTATCCGCACCGATTTTATGGAGTATACCGTGGATGTAAGCCCGCACAAGCAAGGCAACTTCCTGCCCGGCACGCGCATTCCCATCTGCCACCCCGACCGTATTCGCCAGACCCGGCCCGATTACGTGCTGATTCTGCCCTGGAACCTGCGTGAGGAAATTATGGAGCAGATGCAGGATATCCGTGACTGGGGCGGCCGCTTCGTGGTGCCCATTCCCGAGGTGCAGGTGTACGAATAG
- a CDS encoding PIG-L deacetylase family protein — protein sequence MLNLSPTTPLRLLCLGAHCDDIEIGAGGTLLHWLQQGRVAAVHWVVWAATEERAQEAEASARLFLAAAPAGAVTIRVHHFADGSLLAERAAIKQEFEHLKAFEPNLILTHYQHDLHQDHRLVSELTWNTFRSHLILEYEIPKYDGDLGNPAAFVELPAAVLDAKLQLLREGFSSQSGKHWYDDETFRALPRLRGIQSGTRYAEAFHLRKLLLG from the coding sequence ATGCTAAACCTGAGTCCGACTACGCCGTTGCGGCTGCTGTGCCTGGGCGCGCACTGCGACGATATTGAGATTGGGGCCGGCGGCACCTTGCTGCACTGGCTGCAGCAGGGGCGGGTAGCGGCCGTGCACTGGGTGGTATGGGCCGCCACCGAGGAGCGCGCCCAAGAGGCCGAAGCCAGCGCCCGGCTGTTTCTGGCCGCCGCCCCGGCCGGAGCCGTCACCATCCGGGTGCACCACTTCGCCGATGGCTCCTTGCTGGCCGAGCGCGCCGCCATCAAGCAGGAGTTTGAGCACCTGAAAGCCTTTGAGCCCAACCTGATTCTGACCCACTACCAGCACGATTTGCACCAGGACCACCGGCTGGTGTCGGAGCTGACCTGGAACACGTTTCGCAGCCACCTGATTCTGGAATACGAGATACCCAAGTACGACGGTGACCTGGGCAACCCCGCCGCCTTCGTGGAGCTGCCCGCCGCCGTGCTCGACGCCAAGCTGCAGCTGCTGCGCGAGGGGTTTTCGAGCCAGTCCGGCAAGCACTGGTACGACGACGAAACCTTCCGGGCGCTCCCCCGGCTGCGCGGCATCCAGAGCGGCACCCGCTACGCCGAAGCCTTTCACCTGCGCAAGCTGCTGCTGGGCTAA